A section of the Solitalea canadensis DSM 3403 genome encodes:
- the mreC gene encoding rod shape-determining protein MreC, with product MRNLWLFILRFHAFFLFVIFETIAIILLIQNNNYQKTSFINSSNKLIGNLYTTSNDIKSYMQLGRVNDSLAAENAKLRNMLPSVFYNDSIKKKTVIDTLKQDSMKIQQYTYIEAKVVNNTISYQNNFLTLNRGARHGIKPGMGVICAQGVVGIVKDVSDNFCTVMSLLHKDSKISVKLASTNEIGSLVWEGTNPRIGILKEIPNHVVVKKGERVVTTGYSLFPENVSLGKVIDTPKQTGESLLNIEILLSTDFQRLQYVYVVQDKFIQERQKLESNLNHD from the coding sequence ATGCGTAACCTTTGGCTATTCATTCTTCGTTTTCACGCATTTTTTCTGTTTGTTATTTTTGAAACTATTGCAATCATCCTGCTTATTCAAAATAACAACTACCAAAAAACCTCCTTTATTAATTCATCCAATAAACTTATTGGTAATCTCTACACGACATCTAACGACATAAAAAGCTATATGCAGTTGGGTCGCGTAAACGATAGTCTTGCCGCTGAAAATGCCAAACTTCGTAATATGTTACCATCGGTTTTTTATAACGACTCTATTAAGAAGAAAACTGTTATTGATACCTTGAAACAAGATTCAATGAAAATTCAACAGTATACTTATATAGAGGCAAAAGTAGTAAATAACACCATAAGCTATCAAAACAATTTCCTTACGCTAAACCGCGGAGCGCGTCACGGAATAAAACCAGGAATGGGTGTTATCTGTGCTCAGGGAGTGGTAGGAATTGTTAAAGATGTTTCTGATAATTTTTGTACAGTTATGTCTTTACTGCATAAAGACAGTAAAATCAGTGTAAAATTGGCTTCAACCAATGAAATTGGTTCATTGGTATGGGAAGGCACCAACCCGCGAATCGGCATCTTAAAAGAAATCCCAAATCACGTGGTGGTAAAAAAAGGAGAACGTGTTGTTACAACAGGTTATTCATTATTCCCAGAGAACGTTTCTTTAGGTAAAGTAATTGATACTCCTAAACAAACAGGAGAAAGCTTATTGAATATTGAGATATTGCTTTCTACAGATTTTCAGCGTTTACAATATGTTTACGTTGTTCAAGACAAATTTATTCAAGAAAGACAAAAGCTCGAATCTAACCTGAACCATGATTAG
- the purN gene encoding phosphoribosylglycinamide formyltransferase yields the protein MKRIAIFASGSGSNAQKIIEYFHKNQEIEVSIVLSNRPDAYVLQRADNFEIPTHVFDREEFYQTNEVVKLLQSLNIDLVVLAGFLWLVPSNLIEAYPNKIINIHPAILPKFGGKGMYGMKVHKAVLEAGEAESGITIHFVNEHFDEGEIIHQSKYKIDNGDDIDMIAYKGQQLEHHYYPKVIENLLKKMSK from the coding sequence GTGAAGAGAATTGCCATTTTTGCCTCTGGGTCGGGATCAAATGCTCAAAAAATCATAGAATATTTCCATAAAAATCAGGAAATTGAAGTATCAATTGTACTATCTAACCGTCCTGACGCTTATGTACTGCAACGCGCGGATAACTTTGAAATTCCAACGCATGTTTTTGACCGTGAAGAGTTTTATCAAACCAATGAGGTGGTAAAACTTCTTCAAAGCTTAAATATTGATCTTGTGGTACTCGCTGGATTTTTATGGTTAGTTCCGTCAAACCTGATAGAAGCATATCCTAATAAAATTATCAACATTCATCCTGCCATTTTACCCAAATTTGGTGGTAAAGGGATGTATGGAATGAAGGTACACAAAGCTGTTTTAGAAGCTGGAGAAGCAGAATCAGGCATTACAATTCATTTTGTAAATGAACATTTTGATGAAGGAGAAATCATACACCAGTCTAAATACAAAATTGATAACGGAGATGATATTGATATGATTGCCTACAAAGGACAACAGCTCGAACATCATTACTATCCGAAAGTGATTGAAAATCTCTTAAAAAAAATGTCGAAATAA
- a CDS encoding BamA/TamA family outer membrane protein — MFVLFFERLKISGWCIAFLIVISFSLLPTNLVARSYFFQDSIVKKRSFHIDSLWRKSYIDSLTKRFISKNRKPEGDQQLQSIKEYVAYEGKVIKSISLMQTDIFNEPDEKEAEKRKSLKERMREWHTNTRPWVIQNSLFFHENETVSSYRLADNARYLRSLPFLHDARIYVTPCDANADSVEVIVLTQDIFAPGVAIYPIDNVSGVMAKFYHSNINGWGQAIDAGLEVSSKRNPVAGTSLSYTKYNLLGTFTDANIGYSQLNTQGTIDTGVYEGSFFIRLNRPLYSSYTHFAGGLTFQYNKSINVNNLADSLFRNYQYRLFDTWAAYSFSFKRFNKKGEENRSRRAISLRYYQQYFLKNPEQPQFIYDPNYNNWKYTLAQLILFRQEIYNTHYLFGFGRTEDIATGYYATFTSGTDHRLNKDRVYIGAEFEQQKAIGRGFSSFYVGAGGFISKGLEDIVVNLKGAFYSKLLVHKKLRFRHLIEAGYINCYNPTLYKPVNINDDFGLTGFSDNSINGYQRLNIKSELNLYDLFSILGFKFNQFTSVQFSQLGDTNDFILGQHLYMGIGTGFRIRNEGLVFKTLKVGGYYYPTAPSSSPKFNLQFSTVVDLRFNVSPIKAPSFVAYK; from the coding sequence ATGTTTGTTTTGTTTTTTGAGAGGTTAAAGATTTCTGGTTGGTGCATTGCATTCCTTATTGTTATCAGTTTTTCTTTATTACCCACTAATTTAGTTGCCAGATCTTATTTTTTTCAGGATTCTATTGTAAAGAAACGTTCCTTCCATATTGATTCACTTTGGCGAAAATCATACATCGATTCACTTACAAAAAGGTTTATCAGTAAAAATCGCAAACCAGAGGGTGATCAACAGCTACAAAGTATTAAAGAATATGTAGCTTATGAGGGCAAGGTGATTAAGTCAATCTCGCTAATGCAAACAGACATTTTCAATGAGCCTGACGAAAAAGAAGCGGAGAAAAGAAAAAGTCTGAAAGAACGAATGCGGGAATGGCACACAAACACCCGGCCTTGGGTGATTCAAAACTCCTTATTCTTTCATGAAAACGAAACAGTAAGTTCATACCGCCTTGCCGACAATGCAAGGTATCTACGTAGTTTACCCTTTTTACACGATGCCAGAATTTATGTAACCCCTTGCGATGCTAATGCAGACTCGGTTGAAGTAATTGTATTAACCCAAGATATATTTGCTCCCGGAGTTGCTATTTATCCTATAGATAATGTTTCTGGTGTTATGGCCAAATTTTATCATTCTAATATTAATGGATGGGGACAGGCTATTGATGCAGGACTAGAAGTGAGCAGCAAACGAAACCCAGTGGCCGGAACATCCCTATCTTATACCAAGTATAATTTATTGGGCACTTTTACAGATGCAAACATCGGTTACTCACAATTAAATACCCAGGGAACTATTGATACCGGAGTTTATGAAGGTTCTTTCTTTATAAGACTTAACCGACCTCTTTATTCATCTTATACTCATTTTGCCGGGGGATTAACTTTTCAGTACAATAAATCTATTAACGTTAACAATCTTGCCGATTCTCTTTTCAGGAATTATCAATACAGACTATTTGACACTTGGGCAGCTTATTCGTTTTCATTTAAGCGATTTAATAAAAAAGGAGAGGAAAACAGGAGCCGAAGGGCTATTTCATTACGATATTATCAACAGTATTTTTTAAAAAATCCGGAGCAGCCACAATTCATTTATGATCCGAATTATAATAACTGGAAATATACACTGGCCCAATTGATTTTATTCAGACAGGAGATTTATAATACCCATTATCTTTTTGGCTTTGGTAGAACGGAAGATATTGCGACCGGTTACTATGCAACGTTTACCAGCGGTACTGATCATCGATTAAATAAAGACCGGGTATATATTGGAGCTGAATTTGAACAACAGAAAGCGATAGGAAGAGGCTTTTCATCTTTTTATGTAGGGGCTGGAGGATTTATCAGCAAGGGACTTGAGGATATTGTTGTGAATCTTAAAGGAGCCTTTTACAGCAAACTACTAGTACACAAAAAGCTCCGATTCAGACATTTGATTGAAGCCGGATATATTAATTGTTATAATCCTACACTTTATAAACCTGTAAATATTAACGACGATTTTGGACTGACAGGATTTAGTGATAACTCAATAAATGGATATCAACGATTAAATATCAAAAGTGAGCTTAACCTGTATGATTTGTTTTCCATACTTGGATTTAAGTTTAATCAGTTTACCTCCGTCCAATTCTCTCAATTAGGGGATACGAACGACTTCATTCTGGGCCAACATCTGTATATGGGTATTGGTACTGGTTTCAGAATTCGAAATGAAGGCTTAGTTTTCAAGACACTTAAAGTAGGCGGATATTATTATCCAACTGCACCAAGCAGTTCTCCTAAATTTAACCTTCAGTTTAGTACTGTGGTTGACTTACGTTTTAACGTCAGTCCGATAAAAGCTCCATCATTTGTTGCATACAAATAG
- the mrdA gene encoding penicillin-binding protein 2 — MNSFFQRKFIIQTIFLTAILLLIARLFYIQIIDDRYLDFANNNVLRRLVVYPPRGVIYDRKDNILVQNEPVYDLMVVPKSVKPFDTALLCKLIEVEQERFTEKLAKAREFSPVKASELEKQLSSETYARLQEHLFQFPGFFVQNRTLRKYPNPIAAHVLGYIGEVNDKIIELSKGDYRQGDYIGISGIERSYEKLLRGQRGIKRVMVDVFNREQGSFDEGKYDTAAVPGDKMITSLDAQLQKFGEELMKNKMGSVVAIEPSTGEILAFVSGPSYDPNLLVGRVRGNNYMKLLKDPLKPLFIRPLQAQYPPGSIFKPVQALIAQQLGLISPDRRFPCGGGYRYGNRVLRCTHVHPPLNMEESIQHSCNAYYGWAFKTMVDDNPGHSPEEGYNIWREHIYEWGIGKKTDVDLPNEVKGLLPTHALYDKMYGSNHWKSSNIISLSIGQGELGITPLQMANVMAAIANRGYYYRPHLVKAIGEKKYIRPEFSEKVSVGVESRYFPVVVNGMEKVVSAGTARIAFIPDIPICGKTGTAQNPHGKDHSIFMGFAPKENPKIAIAVVVENAGYGATWAAPIASLMIEKYLRDSITRPKYYSDRILNASLLPGDVFTAAGNVKPKEGSKVTKGAKNGKSTVQPKTEGTAQPRKEEKTTTSIQQDKANR; from the coding sequence ATGAATAGTTTTTTTCAACGGAAGTTCATCATTCAAACTATATTTCTAACAGCAATCTTATTGCTGATAGCAAGGCTTTTTTACATCCAGATTATAGACGACCGTTATCTAGATTTCGCTAATAATAACGTATTGAGAAGATTGGTAGTTTATCCTCCTCGTGGTGTAATCTATGACCGTAAGGATAATATTCTTGTTCAGAACGAACCTGTTTATGACCTGATGGTAGTTCCCAAAAGCGTTAAGCCTTTTGATACAGCTTTACTTTGTAAACTAATTGAAGTTGAACAAGAGCGATTTACAGAAAAACTGGCAAAAGCAAGAGAGTTTTCGCCTGTAAAAGCTTCAGAGTTAGAAAAACAGCTTTCATCAGAGACATATGCTCGTTTACAGGAACATTTATTTCAATTTCCTGGCTTTTTTGTTCAGAACCGAACGTTAAGAAAATACCCCAATCCAATTGCTGCCCATGTTTTAGGTTATATTGGAGAGGTAAATGATAAGATCATTGAACTTTCAAAAGGAGATTACCGTCAGGGCGACTATATTGGCATCAGTGGTATTGAACGATCTTATGAAAAGCTATTACGCGGACAACGTGGTATTAAGCGTGTAATGGTAGACGTATTTAACCGTGAACAAGGAAGTTTTGATGAAGGAAAATATGATACTGCCGCTGTTCCGGGTGATAAAATGATCACTTCGTTAGATGCTCAATTGCAAAAATTTGGCGAAGAACTGATGAAGAATAAAATGGGTAGTGTAGTAGCTATTGAACCCTCTACCGGAGAAATTCTTGCATTTGTTAGCGGACCAAGCTATGATCCTAACCTGTTAGTCGGACGTGTGCGCGGCAACAACTACATGAAGTTGTTAAAAGATCCGTTGAAACCATTATTTATCCGTCCATTACAAGCTCAATATCCTCCGGGATCAATTTTCAAACCTGTACAAGCATTAATTGCTCAACAACTAGGTTTGATTTCTCCGGACAGACGTTTCCCTTGTGGAGGTGGTTACCGATACGGAAACAGAGTATTAAGATGTACACACGTTCACCCTCCGTTAAATATGGAGGAATCTATCCAGCATTCTTGTAATGCTTATTATGGTTGGGCATTCAAAACAATGGTAGATGATAATCCCGGACATTCACCTGAAGAAGGTTACAATATCTGGAGAGAACATATTTATGAGTGGGGTATTGGTAAAAAAACAGATGTTGACTTACCAAATGAAGTAAAAGGACTATTACCAACTCATGCGTTGTATGACAAAATGTATGGAAGTAATCACTGGAAGTCTTCCAATATTATCTCACTTTCGATCGGACAAGGTGAGTTAGGTATTACTCCACTACAAATGGCAAATGTAATGGCGGCCATTGCAAACCGTGGTTATTATTATCGTCCGCATCTTGTTAAAGCTATTGGAGAGAAAAAATATATTCGACCTGAGTTTTCGGAAAAAGTATCCGTTGGTGTGGAATCGAGGTATTTTCCAGTAGTAGTAAATGGTATGGAAAAAGTAGTTTCAGCAGGTACTGCTCGGATCGCATTTATTCCTGATATTCCTATTTGCGGTAAAACAGGTACGGCTCAAAACCCTCACGGAAAAGACCACTCCATCTTTATGGGTTTTGCCCCTAAAGAAAACCCTAAGATTGCCATTGCTGTTGTAGTAGAAAATGCAGGATATGGTGCTACATGGGCAGCTCCAATTGCCAGTCTGATGATAGAAAAATACCTTCGCGACTCAATAACTCGTCCGAAGTACTATTCTGATCGTATT
- a CDS encoding rod shape-determining protein: protein MGLFNFFTQEIAIDLGTANTLIIHNDKVVVDEPSIVALDRKSGKMIAIGRQAMQMDGKTHENIKTVRPLKDGVIADFDAAEHMIRGFIKMINGGKGWLFPSLRMVICIPSGITEVEKRAVRDSAEIAGAKEVYLIHEPMAAAIGIGIDVEEPMGNMIIDIGGGTTEIAVIALGGIVCDQSIRVAGDNFDADIVNYMRRQHNILIGDRTAEKIKIEVGSALAELQEPPADFAVQGRDLMTGVPKQIMVSYTEIAHCLDKSISKIEEAILKALEITPPELSADIFQTGIYLTGGGALLRGLDKRIAAKTKLPVHVAEDPLRAVVRGTGIALKNIENFRFLMP from the coding sequence ATGGGACTGTTTAACTTTTTCACCCAGGAAATCGCGATTGATCTAGGTACAGCCAATACCCTGATCATTCATAACGATAAAGTAGTAGTGGATGAACCATCAATCGTAGCACTTGACCGTAAATCGGGAAAAATGATTGCGATTGGCCGCCAGGCAATGCAGATGGATGGTAAGACACACGAAAATATTAAAACCGTAAGGCCACTAAAAGATGGTGTTATTGCAGACTTTGATGCAGCAGAACACATGATTCGTGGTTTTATCAAAATGATCAATGGAGGTAAAGGATGGTTGTTCCCATCTCTTCGTATGGTTATTTGTATTCCTTCAGGCATTACAGAAGTGGAGAAACGTGCCGTACGTGACTCAGCTGAGATTGCCGGAGCAAAAGAAGTGTACCTTATTCATGAGCCAATGGCTGCAGCAATCGGTATCGGTATCGATGTTGAAGAACCAATGGGTAATATGATCATTGATATAGGTGGTGGTACTACTGAGATCGCAGTAATTGCATTGGGTGGCATTGTTTGTGACCAGTCTATTCGTGTAGCGGGTGATAACTTTGATGCCGATATTGTTAACTACATGCGTCGTCAGCACAATATCTTAATCGGTGATCGTACTGCTGAAAAAATTAAAATTGAAGTTGGTTCAGCTTTGGCTGAATTACAAGAACCACCTGCTGATTTCGCTGTTCAGGGTCGTGACCTTATGACGGGTGTTCCTAAGCAAATCATGGTTTCTTATACTGAAATTGCTCATTGTTTAGATAAATCTATTTCAAAAATTGAAGAAGCGATTCTTAAAGCGTTAGAGATCACTCCTCCTGAACTTTCAGCGGATATCTTCCAAACAGGTATCTATCTGACAGGTGGTGGTGCTTTACTTCGTGGATTAGACAAACGTATTGCGGCTAAAACCAAATTACCTGTACACGTTGCTGAAGATCCTTTACGCGCCGTGGTTCGCGGTACTGGTATCGCACTCAAAAACATTGAGAACTTTAGATTCCTGATGCCATAA
- the purH gene encoding bifunctional phosphoribosylaminoimidazolecarboxamide formyltransferase/IMP cyclohydrolase, which produces MNQPLKVKNALISVYYKDNLEPIIKELDRLGVTIYSTGGTEAFIRDLGVAVTPVEDMTSYPSILGGRVKTLHPKIFGGILARRANESDQQQLAEYQIPEIDLVIVDLYPFEETLASGASEQDIIEKIDIGGISLIRAAAKNHKDVMIVASKNDYGFVENILKEQVGVSSIEQRKELAKRAFNVSSHYDTAIFNWFNNEEPLNVFKQSIQNSSVLRYGENPHQQGVFYGDLDAIFDKLNGKELSYNNLVDVDAAVQLIAEFDAPTFAILKHNNACGVASRDILKDAWDAALACDPVSAFGGVLITNRKVDAATATEISKLFFEVLIAPDYDNDAVAILTEKKNRIILRQKAVELSAKQFKTLLNGVIEQDKDLSMEGPAQMQTVTTKAPTEAELKDLFFANKLVKHTKSNTIVLVKGDVLLASGVGQTSRVDALKQAILKAETFGFDLKGSVMASDAFFPFPDCVEIAHKAGITAVLQPGGSIKDKDSVEYCNNNNVAMVFTGVRHFKH; this is translated from the coding sequence ATGAACCAGCCCCTAAAAGTTAAAAACGCCTTAATTTCAGTTTATTACAAAGATAATTTAGAGCCGATCATTAAAGAATTAGATCGTCTTGGTGTAACCATTTATTCAACCGGTGGTACCGAAGCCTTTATTCGTGACCTTGGTGTAGCTGTTACACCAGTTGAAGACATGACCTCTTACCCTTCAATTTTAGGCGGTCGCGTAAAAACTTTACACCCTAAAATTTTTGGTGGTATTTTAGCTCGCAGAGCGAATGAATCTGATCAGCAGCAGTTGGCGGAATACCAAATTCCGGAAATTGATTTAGTGATTGTTGATCTGTATCCTTTTGAAGAAACGCTTGCTTCAGGAGCCTCTGAACAAGACATTATAGAAAAAATTGACATTGGCGGTATCTCATTAATCCGTGCGGCAGCGAAAAATCATAAAGATGTAATGATCGTTGCATCTAAAAATGATTACGGATTTGTTGAAAACATCTTAAAAGAACAAGTTGGTGTTTCTAGCATTGAGCAACGCAAAGAATTAGCAAAACGTGCTTTTAACGTTTCATCACATTACGATACTGCTATCTTCAATTGGTTTAATAATGAAGAGCCATTGAATGTATTTAAGCAAAGTATTCAAAATTCCTCAGTTTTACGTTATGGAGAAAATCCACATCAACAAGGCGTATTTTATGGCGACTTAGATGCAATATTTGACAAACTGAACGGAAAAGAGCTTTCGTATAACAACCTGGTAGATGTTGATGCAGCAGTTCAGTTAATCGCTGAATTCGATGCTCCTACATTTGCTATTTTAAAACATAACAATGCCTGTGGTGTAGCTTCCCGCGATATTTTAAAAGATGCATGGGATGCAGCATTGGCATGTGATCCGGTTTCAGCATTTGGTGGTGTTTTAATTACCAACCGTAAAGTTGACGCTGCAACGGCAACCGAAATCAGCAAATTATTCTTTGAAGTATTAATTGCACCTGATTATGATAATGATGCGGTTGCTATATTAACCGAAAAGAAAAACCGTATCATCTTACGTCAGAAAGCGGTTGAATTATCAGCTAAACAATTTAAAACATTATTGAACGGTGTAATTGAGCAAGATAAAGATCTTTCAATGGAAGGTCCTGCTCAGATGCAAACAGTTACCACCAAGGCACCTACAGAAGCAGAGCTTAAAGATCTGTTTTTTGCTAATAAATTGGTAAAACATACTAAATCTAACACAATTGTGTTAGTTAAAGGTGATGTATTGCTAGCGAGTGGTGTAGGACAAACTTCACGTGTAGATGCATTAAAGCAAGCAATATTAAAAGCCGAAACTTTCGGTTTTGACCTTAAAGGGTCTGTTATGGCTTCTGATGCATTTTTCCCATTCCCTGATTGTGTTGAAATTGCTCACAAAGCTGGCATTACAGCTGTTTTACAACCAGGCGGATCTATTAAAGACAAGGATTCTGTTGAGTATTGTAACAACAACAATGTTGCGATGGTATTTACAGGAGTACGTCACTTTAAACATTAA
- a CDS encoding GntR family transcriptional regulator, which produces MKESSKKLEAKTLSMKIADKIRNEIIFGNYKEGERIIEQNLSKEFGVSRIPVREAIRLLESEGFLEISPYKGSVVREITPEAFKETHTVRLCIIPAMLENAFPNYTAKLIKQAEDLIDKTEKNMTLNNYLTFLLKIQDVMYGPCNMPFILHFAEITLKRHLMVLGIYYNSFNQGMQLDGYRKFFELCKKKDHKEALNFWMETLKYHYQSMADVFQQWTIDKKVSI; this is translated from the coding sequence ATGAAGGAAAGTTCAAAAAAGCTGGAAGCAAAAACCCTCTCCATGAAAATCGCTGATAAGATCAGGAATGAGATTATCTTCGGAAACTACAAAGAAGGGGAACGAATTATTGAACAAAACTTATCTAAAGAATTCGGTGTAAGCCGCATTCCGGTAAGAGAAGCGATCAGACTTCTTGAGTCTGAGGGATTTCTGGAAATATCGCCATACAAAGGTTCTGTAGTTCGTGAAATTACTCCGGAAGCTTTTAAAGAAACGCATACTGTAAGGTTATGTATCATTCCTGCAATGCTGGAAAACGCATTTCCTAACTATACAGCTAAGCTTATTAAACAGGCTGAAGATCTGATTGATAAAACAGAGAAAAACATGACGCTTAATAACTATTTGACTTTTCTCTTAAAAATTCAGGACGTAATGTACGGCCCCTGTAACATGCCATTTATATTGCATTTTGCAGAAATCACCCTAAAACGCCATTTAATGGTTTTAGGTATTTACTATAATTCATTTAATCAGGGTATGCAGTTAGATGGCTACCGAAAATTCTTTGAACTCTGCAAAAAGAAAGATCATAAAGAGGCTCTTAACTTTTGGATGGAAACGTTGAAGTATCATTATCAAAGCATGGCTGACGTTTTTCAGCAATGGACAATCGACAAAAAGGTTTCCATTTAG
- a CDS encoding patatin-like phospholipase family protein: MRIVFIKTFYGNTIKYVLVSLLCLLVNHNLLAQERPKIGLTLSGGGAKGLAHIGILQAIDSVGLKIDYISGTSMGAIMGALYAAGYSGNDLEKISRNTSWDRLLTNQPDLRSIVFEEKSEFDRYAVELPVVKGKIKISSGVLEGEELWLTFAQLFLPVHNIHDFSQLKIPFKCIATDAATGKMVVLEKGNIINAVRASMAIPSVFTTVEYEGKKLIDGGVVRNFPVENVKEMGADYVIGVNVGQGLQSADKLSSVLDILYQVGSYREAEDFLKQVQLCDLFIEPDMEGYSAASFSSADSILQRGKDAAKKFYPQLKRFADSLNQLYPGQVYKRDTIPTNYKIKIDEFKVEGLRVTNQSFVVGKLDMKTGRSYTAGQIADGVRRVFGTRNYNSITYDIDSLSDGKTRMTLYATESPQTTVKMALHYNSFSDIAAIVNITSRNFLIKNSRSLLTLNIGKDPKLRAEYFKYLGNNRNWGFTFALRNFNTDLPVYQDFKQVSLYRYNYGAIDSRLQYAVSRFVGVGVGTSYEITRLKPKLSQAGQNQGWNYNWNTYFYYDMNSLDRKQFPTSGIEMYARLSYIYGQNPSVDYYDNLGRQVTNLDSVGLFFKPYIRSDFKFSYYRALSKHSTLIWNAQAGINFNQKQSFLNQFVVGGVTDFLRNQVTFVGLREANLTTSSIATGMIGYQYELYRNIFLTGKFNLGYYDFNGDFFDDLVNGSWLSGYGVSVGYKSAAGPLELTIMRCDQKGSVSAYVNLGFHF, encoded by the coding sequence ATGAGGATAGTATTCATAAAAACATTTTACGGTAATACCATTAAATACGTTTTGGTGAGTTTGTTATGCCTTTTAGTAAATCATAATCTTTTGGCGCAGGAAAGACCCAAAATTGGACTTACCCTAAGTGGAGGGGGAGCCAAGGGTTTGGCTCATATAGGTATTCTGCAAGCTATTGATAGTGTAGGTCTAAAGATTGATTACATCAGCGGTACAAGTATGGGGGCGATTATGGGCGCTCTGTATGCTGCCGGTTATTCCGGAAATGATCTTGAGAAAATATCTCGTAACACATCATGGGATCGTTTGCTTACTAATCAGCCTGATTTGAGAAGTATTGTGTTTGAGGAAAAATCGGAGTTTGACCGATATGCGGTTGAATTGCCGGTAGTGAAGGGTAAGATTAAAATTTCGTCGGGGGTGTTAGAGGGTGAAGAGCTATGGCTTACATTTGCTCAATTGTTCCTACCGGTTCATAATATTCACGACTTTTCACAGTTAAAAATTCCTTTTAAATGTATTGCCACTGATGCAGCAACAGGTAAAATGGTGGTGTTGGAGAAGGGGAACATTATTAATGCAGTTCGGGCCAGCATGGCTATTCCAAGTGTTTTTACCACGGTTGAGTATGAGGGGAAAAAGTTAATTGACGGTGGTGTTGTGCGGAATTTTCCGGTAGAAAATGTAAAGGAAATGGGCGCAGATTATGTAATTGGCGTAAATGTGGGTCAGGGATTGCAATCTGCAGATAAGTTAAGTTCTGTGCTGGATATTCTTTACCAAGTTGGTTCTTATCGTGAAGCAGAAGATTTTTTAAAACAGGTGCAGCTTTGTGATCTGTTTATTGAACCGGATATGGAGGGTTATAGTGCCGCTTCGTTTAGTAGTGCCGATTCTATTTTGCAAAGGGGAAAAGACGCTGCGAAGAAATTTTATCCTCAATTAAAACGGTTTGCAGATTCACTTAATCAATTATATCCTGGCCAGGTTTACAAACGAGATACAATCCCCACTAATTATAAAATTAAGATCGATGAGTTTAAGGTGGAAGGATTGCGGGTAACCAACCAGAGTTTTGTGGTGGGTAAGCTCGATATGAAAACGGGAAGGAGCTACACTGCCGGACAAATTGCGGATGGAGTTAGAAGAGTTTTTGGTACCCGAAATTATAACAGCATTACGTATGATATAGACTCGTTAAGTGATGGGAAAACCCGAATGACCTTATATGCGACTGAAAGTCCTCAGACAACTGTAAAAATGGCTTTGCATTATAATAGTTTTAGTGACATTGCGGCAATAGTAAATATTACCTCTCGTAATTTTCTTATTAAAAACTCCAGATCGTTACTAACATTAAATATTGGTAAGGACCCTAAACTTCGGGCTGAATATTTTAAGTACCTGGGAAACAACAGGAACTGGGGCTTTACTTTCGCTTTAAGGAATTTTAATACAGATTTGCCTGTTTATCAGGATTTTAAGCAAGTTTCTTTGTATCGTTATAATTATGGGGCTATCGATTCTCGTTTACAATATGCGGTAAGCAGGTTTGTGGGGGTGGGGGTAGGCACTAGTTATGAAATTACCAGGCTTAAGCCTAAGCTTTCTCAAGCCGGACAAAATCAAGGGTGGAACTATAACTGGAATACCTACTTTTATTATGATATGAACTCTCTTGACCGAAAGCAATTTCCAACGAGCGGAATTGAAATGTATGCAAGACTGAGTTATATATATGGTCAAAATCCATCTGTTGATTATTATGATAATTTAGGAAGGCAGGTAACTAATCTTGATTCCGTTGGGTTATTTTTCAAACCTTATATACGATCAGATTTTAAGTTCTCCTATTATCGTGCATTGTCAAAGCACTCAACATTGATTTGGAATGCACAGGCCGGCATTAACTTTAATCAGAAACAATCTTTCTTGAATCAGTTTGTTGTTGGAGGCGTTACGGATTTTTTGCGAAACCAGGTAACTTTTGTTGGGTTAAGAGAAGCTAACCTTACAACATCGAGTATTGCAACAGGCATGATCGGTTACCAGTATGAGTTGTATCGGAATATATTTTTAACCGGAAAATTCAACTTGGGCTATTATGATTTTAATGGAGACTTTTTTGATGATTTAGTAAATGGTAGCTGGCTGAGTGGTTATGGTGTTAGTGTTGGTTATAAATCTGCCGCCGGTCCGTTGGAATTAACGATAATGCGTTGCGATCAAAAAGGAAGTGTTAGTGCTTATGTTAATTTAGGATTTCATTTTTAA